In Bdellovibrio bacteriovorus, the following are encoded in one genomic region:
- a CDS encoding GyrI-like domain-containing protein — translation MKYDFIDKTEPTKCVGYSIHIKMPEEREKIFALWERFNQNKDKIENSLGTSYGISEFNGEDVKYSAMMEVSDFGEKPEDMTTMVLTPRSYAQFVHDGTVQEIGSTCNLIFDEVPKAGLKPGGPLIEVYSKNFKGLGREEVPILLTLSNENKPAASDSLKHN, via the coding sequence ATGAAGTACGATTTTATTGACAAAACTGAGCCCACAAAATGTGTTGGATATTCTATCCACATCAAAATGCCGGAAGAGCGCGAGAAGATTTTTGCCCTTTGGGAAAGGTTCAATCAAAACAAAGACAAGATCGAAAACTCTTTAGGTACCAGTTATGGCATCTCCGAGTTTAACGGCGAAGATGTTAAATACAGCGCCATGATGGAGGTGAGTGACTTCGGAGAAAAACCGGAAGACATGACCACGATGGTCCTCACTCCCAGATCCTACGCCCAATTTGTTCACGATGGCACCGTTCAAGAAATCGGCAGCACTTGCAATCTGATTTTTGATGAAGTCCCCAAGGCGGGGCTAAAACCCGGAGGACCTTTGATTGAAGTTTATTCTAAGAACTTTAAAGGCCTCGGACGTGAGGAAGTTCCGATTTTATTAACCCTTTCGAACGAAAATAAACCCGCCGCCTCGGACTCTTTGAAACACAACTGA
- the tsaA gene encoding tRNA (N6-threonylcarbamoyladenosine(37)-N6)-methyltransferase TrmO, whose product MTPSGSFEFEAIGHVKTMFKDKFGIPRQPGLVANAKGVIKLKNTPDLKTALRTLDQFSHLWIVFVFHEHGGKNWKPSIRPPRLGGNVKVGVLASRSPHRPNPIGISAVSIEKIDLEAAGGPEITVGGVDLLDGTPVLDIKPYIPYADSIPDANPGWAAAPITKTPVHFEDEALVDLQLKDADGMQNLKEIIIEVLELDPRPAFQKRKNPPSDPATWKTRYGFAVLDYDVKYEIREDGFWVLQIIDL is encoded by the coding sequence ATGACACCCTCGGGGAGTTTTGAATTTGAAGCTATCGGACATGTGAAAACCATGTTCAAAGATAAATTCGGGATTCCCCGTCAGCCAGGACTTGTCGCAAATGCCAAGGGTGTTATTAAACTTAAAAACACTCCGGATCTTAAAACCGCGTTGCGCACTTTAGACCAATTCAGTCACTTGTGGATTGTTTTTGTTTTTCACGAACACGGTGGCAAGAATTGGAAGCCCAGCATTCGACCGCCAAGACTTGGGGGCAACGTCAAAGTCGGGGTCCTGGCTTCACGCTCCCCGCACCGTCCCAATCCTATTGGTATTTCAGCAGTGAGCATTGAAAAAATCGATCTTGAAGCCGCGGGGGGACCAGAGATCACGGTTGGTGGTGTGGACCTTTTAGATGGCACGCCGGTTTTAGATATCAAACCTTACATCCCTTATGCAGATTCCATTCCCGATGCCAATCCTGGCTGGGCCGCGGCTCCGATCACCAAGACACCGGTGCACTTTGAAGATGAAGCCCTTGTTGATTTACAGCTAAAAGATGCAGATGGAATGCAAAATTTAAAAGAAATCATCATCGAAGTTTTAGAATTAGATCCTCGCCCCGCTTTTCAAAAAAGAAAAAATCCCCCGTCAGATCCCGCCACGTGGAAGACCCGTTATGGTTTTGCCGTTTTAGATTACGACGTGAAATACGAAATCCGCGAAGACGGTTTTTGGGTTTTGCAGATTATAGATCTTTAA
- the ileS gene encoding isoleucine--tRNA ligase produces MTNAPTTRKAPYSAVKPDVQLAKQEEGILDFWDQQNIFAQTLDSSKPTYSFYDGPPFATGLPHYGHLLAGVLKDVVPRYWTMKGYRVPRRFGWDCHGLPVEYEINKTHKIESRKDVFKMGVAEYNSACRGIVKRYSEDWKKTVRRVGRWVDMENPYFTMDTEFMQSVWWVFQQLFQKGLIYEGYKVVPYSVGISTSLSNFEANSNYKMVQDPALTVMFPLINQANTFVMAWTTTPWTLPSNLALAVGKDIDYVKVKEHSSEKNFIVAQALMASVWKDPAKEVEVLQMMKGQDLLNLTYEPLFPYFADRADQGAFRIILADHVTTDSGTGIVHMAPAFGEEDYLACSKYHIPLVNPVDDDGMFTAEVPDYKGRRVKDADKDIIADLKKKGRVFKQDTIQHSYPFCYRSDTPLIYRAVSSWFVSVEKIKEQLIAANKTTTWVPDHLRDGRFGNWLENARDWAISRNRFWGTPLPLWRNAEGEVICIGSKEELEKLSGKKVDDLHIEFVDKITIPSPTGKSDLKRIEGVLDCWFESGSMPYAQWGYPKTNVEEFKKAFPADFIAEGLDQTRGWFYTLMVIGTALFGKAPFKNVVVNGLVLAEDGRKMSKSLKNYPDPMEVLNQHGADALRLYLIDSPVVKAQELKFSEKGVYDVVRKILLRWWNSYSFFANYANIDGFVPKGDAKNSPNILDQWVLSRLNGLIANTQKEMDAYRLYNVVPHLLQFIEDLTNTYIRFNRSHFWQDGMPEEKRLAYETLHEVLVTLSKLMAPFAPFMAEVTYKNLAQVLPNKKESVHLESFPEADLKMLRPELEEAVQAMDVLVQLGRMHREKIAVKAKIPLREIKIIHRNAKVLETLKKFEPYFVDELNFQKVIYDNNEDHYVQVSAKANFPVLGKRLGPKMKTVGAGIQKLDLASILKLESGAAVTVDGEEITLSDVEIRRAPKGDNKNLAVHQVVSIEVDPTVTPEQEQEGLAREIMRKIQVARKTADFQMDDKIRLEIACDGALLAALNAHKNMLVTETLTADLHILPLTGAPKGHHVDEGDIDGEAIKIGVTALPRA; encoded by the coding sequence ATGACAAATGCACCTACCACTCGAAAAGCCCCCTATTCTGCCGTAAAACCCGATGTCCAACTTGCAAAGCAAGAAGAAGGCATTCTTGATTTCTGGGATCAGCAGAACATTTTCGCGCAAACTTTGGATTCATCAAAACCGACTTACAGTTTTTATGATGGTCCTCCGTTTGCAACCGGTCTTCCGCATTATGGTCACTTGCTTGCCGGAGTTTTAAAAGACGTGGTCCCTCGCTATTGGACGATGAAGGGCTACCGCGTGCCTCGCCGTTTTGGTTGGGACTGTCACGGTTTGCCGGTGGAGTATGAAATCAATAAAACCCATAAAATTGAAAGTCGTAAAGACGTTTTCAAAATGGGTGTGGCGGAATACAACTCGGCTTGCCGTGGAATCGTAAAACGCTATTCTGAAGACTGGAAAAAAACCGTGCGCCGTGTGGGCCGTTGGGTTGATATGGAAAATCCCTACTTCACGATGGACACCGAGTTCATGCAAAGTGTGTGGTGGGTGTTCCAGCAGCTTTTCCAAAAAGGTTTGATCTATGAAGGTTACAAAGTCGTTCCTTACTCTGTAGGAATCTCAACCTCGCTTTCAAATTTTGAAGCCAATTCAAATTACAAAATGGTTCAAGATCCGGCCTTGACCGTGATGTTCCCGCTTATCAATCAAGCCAACACTTTCGTGATGGCTTGGACGACAACTCCTTGGACCTTGCCTTCCAACCTCGCTTTGGCTGTGGGTAAAGACATCGACTATGTGAAAGTGAAAGAACATTCGTCAGAGAAGAACTTTATCGTGGCGCAAGCCTTGATGGCTTCGGTGTGGAAAGATCCCGCCAAAGAAGTTGAAGTTTTACAAATGATGAAAGGTCAGGATCTTTTAAATCTGACTTATGAACCTTTATTCCCTTACTTTGCCGATCGCGCGGATCAAGGGGCGTTCCGTATTATCTTAGCTGATCACGTGACTACAGACAGTGGTACAGGGATCGTGCATATGGCGCCCGCCTTCGGTGAGGAAGATTACTTGGCTTGTTCTAAGTATCACATCCCTTTGGTGAATCCGGTGGATGATGACGGCATGTTCACTGCCGAAGTTCCTGATTACAAAGGCCGCCGAGTTAAAGATGCCGATAAGGACATTATCGCCGATCTTAAGAAAAAAGGTCGCGTGTTCAAACAAGACACCATCCAACATAGCTATCCGTTCTGTTATCGTTCAGATACACCACTCATTTACCGTGCGGTTTCAAGCTGGTTTGTGTCGGTTGAAAAAATCAAAGAACAACTGATCGCCGCTAATAAAACGACGACCTGGGTTCCAGATCACTTGCGTGACGGACGCTTTGGGAACTGGTTAGAAAATGCTCGTGATTGGGCTATTTCGCGCAATCGTTTCTGGGGAACCCCCTTGCCATTGTGGAGAAACGCTGAAGGCGAAGTGATCTGCATTGGTTCAAAAGAGGAGCTAGAAAAACTTTCGGGCAAAAAAGTCGATGATTTGCATATCGAGTTTGTCGATAAAATCACCATTCCTTCCCCTACTGGCAAATCAGATTTGAAGCGCATCGAAGGCGTTTTGGATTGTTGGTTTGAATCAGGCTCTATGCCTTACGCGCAATGGGGCTATCCGAAAACCAATGTCGAAGAATTTAAAAAAGCCTTCCCGGCTGATTTTATTGCCGAAGGTTTAGATCAAACGCGGGGTTGGTTCTACACCCTGATGGTGATCGGCACGGCTTTGTTCGGTAAAGCGCCGTTTAAAAATGTGGTCGTCAACGGTCTGGTTTTAGCTGAAGACGGTCGCAAGATGTCGAAGTCTTTAAAAAACTATCCAGATCCGATGGAAGTTTTAAATCAGCATGGTGCGGACGCATTACGCCTGTACTTGATTGATTCGCCCGTCGTGAAAGCACAAGAGCTCAAATTCTCGGAAAAAGGCGTTTACGATGTCGTTCGTAAAATCTTACTTCGTTGGTGGAATTCGTATTCGTTCTTTGCCAACTATGCCAACATCGATGGCTTTGTTCCAAAAGGCGATGCTAAGAACTCGCCGAACATCTTAGATCAATGGGTGCTTTCGCGTTTGAATGGTTTGATCGCCAATACGCAAAAAGAGATGGACGCGTATCGCCTGTATAACGTTGTGCCTCACCTTTTACAGTTCATCGAAGACTTAACCAACACCTACATCCGCTTTAACCGCAGTCATTTCTGGCAAGACGGAATGCCCGAAGAAAAGCGTTTGGCTTACGAAACTTTGCATGAAGTTCTAGTGACGTTATCAAAACTTATGGCGCCGTTTGCGCCGTTTATGGCCGAAGTCACTTATAAAAATTTAGCGCAAGTATTGCCTAATAAAAAAGAGTCTGTGCACTTAGAAAGCTTCCCGGAAGCCGATCTTAAGATGTTGCGTCCAGAACTTGAAGAAGCCGTGCAAGCGATGGATGTGCTAGTCCAGCTAGGGCGTATGCACCGTGAAAAAATCGCGGTGAAAGCGAAAATCCCATTACGTGAAATCAAAATCATTCACCGTAATGCGAAAGTTTTAGAAACTTTGAAAAAGTTTGAGCCGTACTTTGTCGACGAACTGAACTTCCAAAAAGTTATTTATGACAATAACGAAGATCATTACGTGCAAGTGTCTGCTAAGGCCAACTTCCCGGTTCTTGGTAAACGCCTGGGACCTAAGATGAAAACCGTGGGTGCTGGGATTCAAAAACTAGATCTTGCGAGCATCCTGAAACTTGAATCAGGGGCGGCAGTTACTGTCGACGGCGAAGAGATCACTTTGTCTGACGTTGAAATCCGTCGTGCACCAAAAGGTGACAACAAAAACCTCGCGGTTCACCAAGTGGTATCCATTGAAGTGGATCCAACTGTGACTCCAGAGCAAGAACAAGAGGGTTTAGCTCGCGAAATCATGCGTAAGATCCAAGTGGCGCGTAAAACGGCGGACTTCCAAATGGATGATAAGATCCGTTTAGAAATCGCCTGTGATGGTGCTTTGCTTGCCGCCTTGAATGCGCACAAAAACATGCTGGTGACTGAAACCCTTACGGCCGATCTTCACATCTTGCCTTTGACCGGGGCTCCGAAAGGTCATCATGTGGACGAGGGTGATATCGACGGCGAAGCGATCAAAATCGGCGTCACCGCCCTGCCAAGAGCTTAG
- a CDS encoding 2-hydroxyacid dehydrogenase — MQKLFISYPAPPNVIKKAQGLFITTAAEKAVKAEEILAYALQYDPDAILVSHQKRISAEIISKLPKSVKIIATSSVGFDHIDIQAAKAKGIEVTNTPDVLTDCTADLAMMLLMNACRRGREYLEIMQEGWGKSYSQSEMLGLKVSGKTLGILGMGRIGQALADRARGFGMKILYTNRTRLSPELEKGAVYFSDFKEMLPLCEILSLNAPVTDETKNIMNDETFGLLPQDAVFVNAARGGLVDESALIRALESGRLFAAGLDVFQDEPNYNQDLLKFHNVFLTPHMGSATRETRDAMGFRALANIEAVLRGEKPQDSLW; from the coding sequence ATGCAAAAGTTATTTATCAGCTATCCCGCTCCACCGAATGTTATTAAGAAAGCTCAAGGGCTTTTTATCACGACAGCCGCTGAAAAAGCCGTGAAGGCCGAAGAGATTTTAGCTTATGCCCTTCAATACGATCCAGACGCGATCTTGGTCTCTCACCAAAAGAGAATAAGCGCCGAGATTATTTCAAAACTGCCAAAATCCGTAAAAATCATTGCGACTTCCAGTGTGGGATTTGACCACATTGATATCCAAGCCGCAAAAGCGAAGGGGATTGAAGTGACAAATACTCCCGATGTCCTGACGGACTGCACGGCCGATCTTGCCATGATGTTACTCATGAATGCCTGTCGTCGGGGCCGAGAATATCTCGAGATCATGCAAGAAGGCTGGGGGAAAAGTTATTCACAAAGTGAAATGCTGGGACTTAAGGTGAGCGGCAAGACTTTGGGGATTTTAGGTATGGGGCGCATTGGTCAGGCCCTTGCTGACAGGGCCCGGGGTTTTGGGATGAAGATTCTTTACACCAATCGCACAAGACTCAGTCCCGAATTAGAAAAGGGTGCGGTGTATTTTTCAGATTTTAAGGAAATGCTTCCCCTGTGCGAGATTCTTTCTTTGAACGCGCCGGTGACCGATGAAACTAAGAACATTATGAACGATGAGACCTTTGGACTTTTACCTCAAGACGCGGTTTTTGTGAATGCCGCGCGTGGAGGCTTGGTGGACGAGTCCGCCCTGATTCGCGCTTTAGAATCAGGCCGTCTTTTTGCGGCGGGTTTAGATGTTTTTCAGGATGAACCTAACTACAACCAAGATCTTTTGAAATTTCATAATGTGTTTTTAACTCCGCATATGGGAAGTGCCACGCGGGAAACCCGCGATGCGATGGGTTTTCGGGCCCTTGCTAATATCGAAGCTGTTTTAAGAGGAGAAAAACCGCAGGATTCGCTTTGGTAA
- a CDS encoding outer membrane protein OmpK has product MKFKLSLLFVLLSSTLSFAQDNPSSDLHKNDFKWFQFNIMQSIDNKIPFQNQDDTYLEMEFGGRSGIFDLYGYLDVFDIFDSPDSDRHGKDNFFFKFAPRVSINAMLGHEKYQGFVSEVYISGLMNVGDQSLFEQYIGLGSDIQVPWLGRVGANLMARYVRENYTNPNEKRWDGYIISTNWFRPFWEIGGNLTYQGYLDYKFGATQISDSTNYSEDSLEWFNGLYWHTQRYALGYGLKYYKDMALLKDGGIAGETTGFGHYLSVTYKF; this is encoded by the coding sequence ATGAAATTTAAATTAAGCCTTTTGTTCGTGTTGCTTTCTTCAACATTGTCCTTTGCTCAAGACAACCCAAGTTCGGATCTGCATAAGAACGACTTTAAATGGTTTCAGTTCAATATCATGCAAAGTATCGACAATAAAATTCCTTTCCAAAACCAAGACGATACTTACTTGGAAATGGAATTCGGAGGCCGTTCAGGGATCTTTGATCTTTACGGCTATCTAGATGTTTTTGATATCTTTGACAGCCCCGACAGCGATCGCCACGGCAAAGATAATTTTTTCTTTAAATTTGCTCCGCGCGTTTCAATCAACGCGATGTTGGGGCACGAAAAATACCAAGGTTTTGTTTCTGAAGTTTACATCTCAGGTTTGATGAACGTCGGTGATCAATCTTTGTTTGAACAATACATCGGTCTTGGTTCTGACATCCAAGTTCCGTGGCTGGGCCGCGTGGGTGCAAATTTGATGGCTCGCTATGTTCGTGAAAATTACACCAATCCAAACGAAAAACGTTGGGATGGATACATCATTTCAACAAACTGGTTTAGACCTTTTTGGGAAATCGGCGGCAATCTGACTTATCAAGGTTATTTAGATTATAAATTTGGTGCGACACAAATTTCTGATTCGACGAACTACTCTGAAGATTCTTTAGAATGGTTCAACGGTCTTTACTGGCACACTCAACGCTATGCTTTGGGTTACGGCTTAAAGTACTATAAAGACATGGCGCTGTTAAAAGACGGCGGCATTGCCGGAGAGACCACAGGATTTGGTCATTACCTTTCTGTGACGTATAAGTTTTAA
- a CDS encoding SDR family NAD(P)-dependent oxidoreductase, with protein sequence MGKLRRKILGAAGLITAGYFAWGFIKRRLRHFSYQNKVVLITGGSRGLGLVLARELASRGAHLVLLARDKEELQKAQNQIQELYPECEVLMVPCDLTQKYQILWAIKQVFIHFGSLDMIINNAGIISVMPYENASEDDFKDAMDTHFWGPFHLIEAALPHFKAHRGGRIVNIGSIGGKVSVPHLAPYCASKFALTGYSDSLRAELMKDNIYVTSVSPGLMRTGSIGHAQIKGQETLEYSWFALASSLPLLSVSAEKAAKAICDAAEVGQAELIISLPAKLAVKLRALMPELTSDAVNLANAILPSPARRDLHQEAKLGMEIDSPVVPSIATLKAEKAAQKNNEGRI encoded by the coding sequence ATGGGAAAATTACGTCGTAAAATTTTAGGCGCTGCAGGCCTTATCACCGCTGGATATTTTGCCTGGGGATTTATCAAGCGGCGTTTGCGGCACTTTAGCTATCAGAACAAGGTCGTCTTAATCACCGGAGGATCAAGAGGCCTCGGCTTGGTCTTAGCTCGAGAACTTGCTTCGCGCGGAGCTCATTTAGTTTTATTAGCTCGCGACAAAGAAGAGCTGCAAAAAGCGCAAAATCAAATTCAAGAGCTTTACCCAGAATGTGAAGTTTTGATGGTCCCTTGCGATCTGACGCAAAAATATCAAATCCTCTGGGCAATTAAGCAAGTCTTCATCCACTTTGGCAGCTTAGATATGATTATCAATAATGCAGGTATTATTTCTGTCATGCCCTATGAAAATGCCAGCGAAGATGATTTTAAAGATGCCATGGACACACACTTCTGGGGACCTTTCCATTTAATTGAAGCCGCCCTTCCTCATTTCAAAGCCCATCGCGGCGGGAGGATTGTGAATATCGGCTCTATCGGAGGAAAAGTTTCTGTGCCCCACCTAGCACCTTACTGTGCCAGCAAATTTGCACTCACCGGATATTCAGATTCTTTAAGAGCCGAGCTGATGAAAGATAACATCTATGTCACCTCCGTATCACCAGGACTTATGCGCACTGGCTCGATCGGCCATGCCCAAATAAAAGGACAAGAAACTTTAGAGTATTCTTGGTTTGCTTTAGCGTCCTCCTTGCCCCTATTAAGTGTATCGGCCGAAAAAGCGGCCAAAGCCATTTGCGATGCTGCCGAAGTCGGCCAAGCAGAGCTCATCATTTCTTTACCTGCCAAGCTGGCCGTGAAGCTTCGCGCCCTGATGCCCGAACTCACCTCGGATGCCGTAAATCTTGCCAACGCGATTTTACCCTCGCCCGCTCGCCGAGACTTGCATCAAGAAGCAAAACTGGGAATGGAAATAGACTCTCCCGTGGTGCCAAGTATAGCGACTTTAAAAGCAGAAAAAGCAGCCCAGAAAAACAATGAGGGTAGAATTTAG
- a CDS encoding YceI family protein, translated as MKFLVQSLAFLTLLFSFNAGAVKGYVKGKYDVDPAHTRISFVIPHFVVSEVEGRFNEVKGEFNLAEPFAASSFSATIPVSSIDTGVKQRDDHLKSKDFFEAAKYPSMKLVSKSITGTDDSFKVVATLTIKDVTKDVTFEGKCTGFVVDTWGKQRAAFQMTGTINRKDFNINYNDKVALGPAVGDEVKIRIWTEGIAVTPPAKGK; from the coding sequence ATGAAGTTCCTGGTTCAATCGCTTGCTTTCTTAACACTTTTATTTTCGTTTAATGCCGGGGCCGTGAAGGGCTACGTTAAAGGAAAATATGATGTCGATCCCGCTCACACGCGTATTTCTTTTGTCATTCCTCACTTTGTGGTTTCAGAAGTCGAAGGACGTTTTAACGAAGTTAAAGGCGAATTTAATTTAGCCGAACCTTTTGCGGCCTCTAGTTTTTCGGCGACCATCCCCGTTTCTTCTATCGATACAGGGGTTAAACAACGTGATGACCATTTAAAATCAAAAGATTTTTTTGAAGCCGCAAAATATCCTTCGATGAAACTTGTCAGTAAATCGATTACGGGCACGGATGATTCTTTTAAAGTGGTTGCGACCTTGACCATCAAGGACGTCACTAAAGACGTGACCTTCGAGGGTAAATGCACGGGCTTTGTCGTAGATACCTGGGGAAAACAAAGAGCTGCGTTCCAAATGACCGGCACCATCAACCGCAAAGATTTTAATATTAATTATAACGACAAAGTCGCTTTAGGCCCGGCGGTGGGCGATGAAGTTAAAATTCGCATCTGGACAGAAGGGATTGCGGTCACCCCACCCGCTAAAGGAAAATAG
- a CDS encoding VOC family protein yields the protein MQFQEFQAQAHDFLGRLFEDMAAHKIEIPSHWKIDHLCYRVPSLDRYELLKDEFAKFGRLLIENDVNGRPIATYKLNEPIVFFSGVVDVVELPAPKAGKASEEGFEHIEIVCDVPFAELEKRYGHLNLDRGGLKKEINPELEICLGRRNLKFHHQSLEEVIAMELNSTAHA from the coding sequence ATGCAATTCCAAGAATTTCAAGCTCAAGCTCATGACTTTTTAGGCCGCCTGTTTGAAGACATGGCCGCGCATAAAATTGAAATTCCTAGCCATTGGAAAATTGATCATCTTTGCTATCGTGTGCCGTCTTTGGATCGTTACGAATTATTAAAGGATGAATTTGCCAAGTTTGGACGCCTGCTGATTGAAAATGATGTCAATGGACGTCCGATTGCCACCTATAAATTAAACGAACCTATTGTGTTTTTTAGCGGGGTTGTTGATGTGGTTGAGCTTCCGGCTCCGAAGGCCGGAAAAGCCAGTGAAGAAGGTTTTGAACATATTGAAATCGTCTGTGATGTGCCATTTGCAGAATTAGAAAAACGCTATGGTCATCTCAATTTAGATCGCGGAGGCTTAAAAAAAGAAATCAATCCCGAGCTTGAGATCTGTTTAGGGCGACGCAATTTAAAATTCCATCATCAATCTTTAGAAGAAGTCATCGCCATGGAGTTAAACTCCACGGCGCATGCTTGA
- the thrS gene encoding threonine--tRNA ligase: protein MSSPIDHRQLADEMEIYFLNESVGAGLPNWLPHGVAIRDSLEAFVKDLEFKGGYQRVISPHLAKADLYQASGHLRAFKEDMYPPIQWPEDQSQYYLKPMNCPHHHMAFAALPRSYRDLPLRLAEYGQVYRFERSGSLKGLSRVRGLCQNDGHIYMPRSKSLDEVISVLELHERCYRALGLKGYRYRLSKHDPHQMQKFDGEVSLWQESEKILKEALDKLNLEYFEAEGEAAFYGPKIDVQMKMNSGIEESIASVQLDFNSGKKFNLQFINQDGKSEHPWIVHRAPLGSHERFVALLLEFYQGRLPGWLAPIQVHLIPVREEHIENARQLAQELRMQGVRAQVEMSQGSVSKKLLFSHRLRPFSYLVIGDKEIKEGVYNLQRSNMSELMGLQEMIFRLKELLKQP from the coding sequence ATGTCATCCCCTATCGATCATCGCCAATTGGCTGATGAAATGGAGATCTATTTTTTAAACGAATCCGTCGGCGCCGGTTTACCCAACTGGCTTCCCCATGGCGTGGCCATCCGTGACTCCTTAGAAGCCTTTGTAAAAGACCTTGAATTTAAGGGCGGCTATCAGCGAGTCATCAGTCCCCACTTAGCCAAAGCCGATCTTTATCAAGCCTCAGGACACTTACGTGCTTTTAAAGAGGACATGTATCCACCTATACAATGGCCTGAAGATCAGTCGCAGTATTATCTTAAACCCATGAACTGTCCGCATCACCATATGGCCTTTGCCGCGTTACCACGAAGCTATCGAGATCTGCCATTGCGCCTGGCGGAATACGGGCAAGTGTATCGCTTCGAAAGAAGCGGTTCCTTAAAGGGCTTAAGTCGCGTGCGAGGACTCTGTCAGAACGACGGACATATTTACATGCCACGTTCAAAATCCTTAGACGAAGTCATCTCCGTCTTGGAGCTGCACGAACGATGCTACCGCGCTTTAGGGCTTAAGGGGTATCGTTATCGACTTTCAAAACATGATCCCCATCAAATGCAGAAATTTGACGGCGAAGTTTCATTGTGGCAAGAAAGCGAAAAGATCTTAAAAGAAGCCTTAGATAAATTAAACTTAGAATACTTCGAGGCCGAAGGCGAAGCGGCTTTTTACGGACCTAAGATCGATGTGCAGATGAAAATGAATTCTGGAATTGAAGAGTCCATTGCGAGTGTGCAGTTAGACTTTAATTCTGGCAAAAAATTTAATTTGCAGTTTATCAATCAAGACGGAAAATCAGAACACCCTTGGATTGTGCACCGGGCCCCGTTAGGCAGTCATGAACGCTTTGTCGCCTTGCTTTTAGAGTTCTATCAAGGCCGATTGCCGGGATGGCTGGCGCCGATTCAAGTGCATCTTATCCCGGTGCGCGAAGAGCATATCGAAAATGCCCGGCAATTGGCTCAAGAATTAAGAATGCAAGGTGTTCGAGCTCAGGTCGAGATGAGCCAAGGCAGTGTTTCTAAAAAACTGCTCTTCTCCCATCGCCTTCGTCCATTTTCTTATCTCGTCATCGGTGATAAAGAAATCAAAGAAGGAGTTTACAACTTACAGAGGTCCAATATGTCGGAGCTGATGGGCTTACAAGAAATGATTTTCCGACTTAAAGAACTTTTAAAACAACCTTAA
- a CDS encoding substrate-binding periplasmic protein: MSRFILVLALSALGFSFPSFAARTAIRVGAYQFPPYFDAGSNKTHGLTVETVNILNSIQRDYNFEIQRLPASQRYAHFGKRIDMFLFEDPAWEWSKSTYEFLPLDVEDGEVYITKAGSSAPKNFEELKAMKIAIVKGFHYGFAGLDADERTLKRNFRVEMADDSDGAIHLVLTGVADVTVLAKSYIYEYLRQHTENRDKFTISNNYDSTYKLGVVFNPTGRIRREKLEPLLSKLKKDERFIKLVDDRFTMPAPPKTGK; the protein is encoded by the coding sequence ATGTCACGCTTCATACTCGTTTTGGCACTTTCGGCACTGGGATTTTCCTTTCCTTCATTCGCGGCCCGCACCGCTATTCGCGTGGGCGCCTATCAATTTCCTCCTTACTTTGACGCCGGAAGCAACAAAACACACGGCCTGACCGTCGAAACTGTGAATATTTTAAACTCTATTCAACGAGACTATAATTTCGAAATTCAGCGCCTACCAGCCAGTCAACGCTATGCCCACTTTGGCAAACGCATTGATATGTTTCTTTTTGAGGACCCGGCTTGGGAATGGTCTAAAAGCACTTACGAGTTTTTGCCTTTAGATGTTGAAGACGGAGAAGTTTATATTACCAAGGCGGGCTCCTCCGCGCCAAAAAATTTTGAAGAACTTAAGGCCATGAAAATTGCCATCGTTAAGGGATTTCATTATGGCTTTGCGGGGCTGGATGCCGATGAAAGAACATTAAAGCGCAATTTCCGAGTAGAAATGGCTGATGACTCCGACGGGGCTATTCATTTGGTTTTAACTGGCGTGGCAGATGTCACGGTACTGGCAAAATCTTATATTTATGAATATCTGCGACAGCATACGGAAAATCGCGACAAATTTACGATCTCAAATAATTATGACTCTACTTACAAGCTGGGGGTTGTTTTTAATCCCACCGGTCGCATCCGCCGGGAAAAATTAGAGCCCTTGCTTTCAAAGCTTAAAAAAGACGAGCGCTTTATTAAGCTTGTCGATGACCGGTTCACGATGCCCGCCCCGCCTAAAACTGGGAAATAG